In Legionella lytica, one genomic interval encodes:
- a CDS encoding HlyD family secretion protein produces MTKKEESGGATQETLHKRKIAMLALGGLFLFIAIVWFIYWLIWGQFEEYTDDAYVSGNLVQLMAQIPGTVVEVHTENTQLVKEGQPIIKMDQADYTIALQKAKADLGQTVRQVRQYFENAAQARQNVILDKANLIKAQLDVKRRKGLVGNRAVSREEMQHFQTALDAAQASYNASLRQLDAANALIENTNLYSHPLVETAKANLKNAYLNFHRTTVVAPVTGFIAKRNIHPGQQIARDTAMLAIVPLHDTWVDANYKESSLEHIRVGQPVILYADAYPGITYHGKVLGLNAGTGSAFSLLPPQNATGNWIKIVQRLPIRIQLDEKEVAENPLQIGLSMRVTVNTSNRDGSRMPTTNKTLFKYKTTVFADQLAKVDTLIDTILKANSPDMSLAKANKHD; encoded by the coding sequence ATGACCAAAAAAGAAGAAAGTGGTGGTGCAACCCAAGAGACCCTACATAAACGTAAGATAGCCATGTTGGCCCTAGGCGGTCTATTTTTATTTATTGCTATTGTCTGGTTTATCTATTGGCTAATTTGGGGGCAATTTGAAGAATATACCGATGATGCTTATGTTAGCGGTAATTTGGTCCAACTCATGGCACAAATACCAGGAACCGTTGTTGAAGTTCATACCGAAAACACGCAATTGGTAAAAGAAGGACAGCCCATCATTAAAATGGATCAGGCTGACTACACCATAGCCTTGCAAAAAGCCAAAGCGGATCTAGGCCAAACAGTACGCCAAGTACGTCAATACTTTGAAAATGCGGCCCAAGCCCGACAAAACGTAATCTTAGATAAAGCAAATCTAATCAAAGCACAACTGGACGTAAAACGTCGTAAAGGATTGGTAGGTAACCGAGCCGTATCTCGTGAAGAAATGCAGCACTTCCAAACAGCCTTAGATGCCGCTCAAGCGAGCTATAATGCCTCCCTACGCCAATTAGATGCTGCAAATGCATTAATTGAAAACACCAATCTATACAGCCATCCATTGGTAGAAACCGCTAAAGCAAATCTAAAAAACGCCTATTTAAACTTCCACAGAACAACTGTTGTTGCTCCTGTCACCGGATTCATTGCAAAACGCAACATTCATCCAGGACAACAAATTGCGCGAGACACCGCGATGCTTGCGATTGTCCCCTTACATGATACCTGGGTTGATGCTAACTATAAGGAGTCTTCACTGGAACATATCCGCGTAGGCCAACCAGTTATTCTCTATGCAGATGCCTATCCGGGTATAACCTATCATGGCAAAGTGCTAGGACTCAATGCAGGAACGGGTTCTGCATTCTCCTTGCTCCCACCACAAAATGCTACGGGAAACTGGATTAAAATCGTACAGAGATTGCCCATACGTATTCAGCTTGATGAAAAAGAGGTAGCAGAAAATCCCTTACAAATAGGACTATCAATGCGGGTTACGGTCAATACGAGCAACCGCGATGGCAGTAGAATGCCAACGACCAATAAGACGCTTTTTAAATATAAAACGACCGTCTTCGCTGACCAATTAGC
- a CDS encoding entericidin A/B family lipoprotein: protein MWTKISKETPYFQTQEERKIMNRAKKIIMVCVFLATVGMLTACGTVRGFGKDVTNVGHGIQRASHL, encoded by the coding sequence ATGTGGACTAAAATAAGTAAAGAAACGCCCTATTTTCAAACTCAAGAAGAGAGGAAAATCATGAACAGAGCGAAAAAAATAATAATGGTTTGTGTTTTTTTAGCCACAGTAGGGATGCTAACTGCATGTGGTACAGTTAGAGGTTTTGGTAAAGACGTGACTAATGTTGGTCATGGTATTCAACGAGCATCTCATCTTTGA
- a CDS encoding F390 synthetase-related protein, producing MILRLLYYYFKTQYLSLCFRNREQLSVYQEKRFKKLVKKTLVKSPFYQPYLDKPFTQWPIINKKVMMQHFDEINTVNIKKDHALEVALRAENSRDFSPLIGDIAVGLSSGTSGNRGLFLASPHERDAWAGILLAKALPQGLKKQERVAFFLRANNQLYTTLSNSKKIQFHFFDLLERFDAHKERLTQLQPTILSAPASVLLALAKQCVAIKPQKIFAVAEVLESRDAAIIEKAFACPVSQVYQCTEGFLAISDKQSNRLLMNEAFLIIEKEWIDERRFVPIITDLLRTTQPIIRYRLDDVLIEEPSTSVFTQLSGIEGRIGDICYATKENKVLPVFADLIRQKMASFPFEFDDYTIQQHDLNQFSIQITPELVEKEALITHLNELFQDYDRPNWEWQPFVKKELSAKNRRIQATPQLINKIQHKR from the coding sequence ATGATTCTTAGATTACTTTATTATTATTTCAAAACTCAATACTTAAGCCTGTGTTTTCGTAACCGCGAACAATTGTCTGTCTATCAGGAAAAGCGATTTAAAAAGTTGGTGAAAAAGACTTTAGTGAAATCCCCCTTTTATCAGCCCTATTTAGATAAGCCATTTACTCAGTGGCCAATCATCAATAAAAAAGTAATGATGCAGCATTTTGATGAAATTAATACGGTAAATATAAAAAAAGACCATGCCCTGGAGGTTGCTTTACGTGCGGAAAACTCACGTGATTTTTCACCATTAATTGGTGATATTGCAGTTGGCCTTTCCTCTGGAACCTCAGGCAATCGGGGATTGTTTCTTGCTAGCCCCCACGAGCGAGATGCCTGGGCTGGCATTTTATTGGCAAAAGCCCTACCACAAGGCTTAAAAAAACAGGAGCGCGTTGCTTTTTTCTTACGCGCGAACAATCAGCTCTACACCACCTTAAGTAACAGTAAAAAAATCCAATTCCATTTTTTTGATTTGCTTGAACGCTTTGATGCCCATAAAGAACGGCTTACCCAATTACAACCTACCATTCTCTCTGCGCCTGCCAGTGTTTTATTAGCTTTAGCTAAACAATGCGTGGCAATAAAACCACAAAAAATCTTTGCTGTGGCCGAGGTTTTAGAGTCCCGTGATGCGGCCATCATCGAGAAGGCCTTTGCTTGCCCAGTGTCGCAGGTTTATCAATGTACTGAAGGATTTTTAGCCATCAGTGATAAACAAAGTAATCGTTTATTAATGAATGAAGCGTTTTTAATTATCGAAAAAGAATGGATTGATGAGCGGCGGTTTGTCCCCATCATTACCGACCTATTACGTACAACCCAACCGATTATTCGCTATCGCCTCGATGATGTATTAATCGAAGAACCATCCACCAGTGTCTTTACCCAATTAAGCGGCATTGAAGGACGAATTGGGGACATTTGCTATGCCACCAAAGAGAATAAGGTGCTACCTGTTTTTGCAGATCTGATTCGCCAAAAAATGGCCTCATTTCCCTTTGAGTTTGATGACTACACCATTCAACAGCATGATTTAAACCAATTTAGCATTCAAATCACCCCGGAATTAGTTGAAAAAGAAGCCTTAATTACTCACTTAAATGAGCTTTTTCAAGATTATGATCGCCCTAACTGGGAATGGCAGCCTTTTGTTAAAAAGGAATTAAGTGCGAAGAATCGCAGGATTCAGGCCACACCGCAATTGATAAATAAAATTCAACATAAGAGGTAG
- a CDS encoding NAD-dependent epimerase/dehydratase family protein, with protein sequence MVSVVTGATGCLGLNLTQRLLEQGVEVIALGRNQALGKILEHAGARFINVDLHDKVKLKKVIPQEAQTIFHCAALSSPWGRYQDFYTANVLGTQHIIDSTAETTRLVHVSSPSIYFDFSERHNIKEQEPLPKEPANHYVKTKLMAETLIDKAFREKNLNVITLRPRAIFGPYDRAIFPRLLQSERKGMLPIIGTGQNLIDITYVENVVESLLLAAKAAPQFCGNKYNITNNEPQTLIHILKQLFDALQKPFMPKFIPYALAKNYAACLEKIYRLPFMHSEPRLTKYSAGVLSLGQTLNIEAAQKDLGYRPLFSIHQGIARFAKWYQHHD encoded by the coding sequence ATGGTTTCTGTAGTTACAGGAGCAACAGGTTGCTTAGGACTGAATTTAACTCAGCGTTTACTGGAGCAAGGAGTTGAGGTCATCGCCTTAGGGCGCAATCAAGCATTGGGAAAAATCCTGGAGCACGCGGGGGCTCGTTTTATTAACGTGGACTTACACGATAAAGTAAAACTAAAAAAAGTAATTCCTCAAGAAGCACAAACCATATTCCATTGTGCCGCCCTCTCTAGCCCCTGGGGCCGTTATCAAGATTTTTATACTGCTAATGTTTTGGGAACACAACATATCATTGACAGTACCGCAGAAACAACGCGCTTAGTCCATGTCTCATCCCCAAGCATTTACTTTGATTTTAGCGAGCGACATAACATCAAAGAACAAGAACCGTTACCAAAAGAACCCGCAAATCATTACGTCAAAACCAAATTAATGGCGGAAACCTTGATTGATAAAGCCTTCCGAGAAAAGAACCTTAACGTGATTACCCTACGTCCTCGCGCCATCTTCGGTCCCTATGACCGAGCAATTTTCCCCCGCTTATTACAAAGCGAACGCAAAGGTATGTTACCCATTATTGGTACAGGACAAAATCTTATTGATATTACCTACGTTGAAAATGTAGTAGAAAGCCTGCTCTTAGCCGCAAAAGCCGCCCCTCAATTTTGTGGGAACAAATATAATATCACTAATAACGAGCCCCAAACCTTAATCCACATACTGAAGCAATTATTTGACGCGCTGCAAAAGCCTTTTATGCCTAAATTTATTCCTTATGCTCTAGCCAAAAACTATGCTGCATGTTTGGAAAAAATTTATCGTTTACCATTTATGCATTCAGAACCTCGCTTAACGAAATACAGCGCTGGGGTTTTATCTTTAGGACAAACTTTAAATATAGAGGCGGCGCAAAAGGATTTAGGTTATCGGCCACTATTTAGTATTCATCAAGGAATAGCGCGCTTCGCAAAGTGGTACCAACATCATGATTGA
- a CDS encoding glycosyltransferase family 4 protein has protein sequence MRIITVLDSYPPDLNGGAYFTHRLASLLQKRGHEVLVICPSKTGKQTYQEYDGVRLYGARSWPVFLYKNFRVCLPFFIKKGMLNAIKDFKPDLIHIQGKFILGGICYRAGKKMGLPMIATNHFMPENFFHYTKLPKRFEPWFHRTCWRIIVDMLSQVDAVTTPTQTAAQLLKNAHLKKEVHAISCGVDLQKFKPGQDAQQIRQRFAIPEKPILLYTGRLDLEKNLSMVLHAFQAARQQVDAHFVLTGHGAERRRLEHLAQTLGLKEHVTFTGYLTDDEYPKVHGLAQCFVNACPVELQSIVALEAIASGLPLLAVNAMALPELVTPGINGYLFAEHDVNTLTQHLIELLNDPEKSRQMGKASRKLAEQHDIQQTIERYETLYQEIVHK, from the coding sequence ATGAGAATTATTACCGTATTAGACAGTTATCCTCCTGACTTAAATGGAGGGGCTTATTTCACACATCGCCTCGCCTCATTACTACAAAAAAGAGGTCATGAAGTTTTAGTCATTTGTCCCTCTAAAACGGGAAAGCAAACTTACCAGGAATATGATGGTGTTCGCTTGTACGGAGCGCGTTCCTGGCCAGTGTTTCTTTATAAAAACTTTCGCGTTTGCTTACCCTTTTTTATTAAAAAAGGAATGCTTAACGCAATTAAAGACTTTAAGCCAGACCTCATTCATATTCAGGGCAAATTTATTTTAGGTGGAATTTGTTATCGGGCGGGCAAGAAAATGGGCTTACCCATGATAGCAACGAACCATTTTATGCCGGAAAATTTTTTCCACTATACCAAGCTCCCCAAACGTTTTGAACCCTGGTTTCACCGCACTTGCTGGCGCATTATTGTTGATATGCTTTCCCAAGTAGATGCCGTGACAACCCCAACTCAAACCGCGGCACAACTACTCAAAAACGCGCACTTAAAAAAAGAAGTGCATGCCATTTCTTGTGGTGTTGATTTACAAAAATTTAAACCAGGCCAGGATGCACAACAAATTCGCCAACGATTTGCCATACCTGAAAAACCCATTCTACTTTACACCGGCCGCCTGGATCTGGAAAAAAATCTATCCATGGTTCTGCATGCATTTCAGGCTGCCCGACAGCAGGTTGATGCTCATTTTGTATTAACAGGCCACGGAGCAGAACGCCGCCGACTAGAGCACCTGGCGCAGACATTAGGACTCAAAGAGCATGTAACCTTTACTGGGTACTTAACAGATGATGAGTATCCCAAAGTACATGGCTTAGCCCAATGTTTCGTAAACGCCTGCCCCGTTGAATTACAAAGCATTGTCGCCCTAGAAGCGATTGCTTCTGGATTACCCTTGCTAGCAGTTAACGCAATGGCCCTACCGGAATTGGTTACTCCAGGAATAAATGGCTATTTATTTGCAGAACATGATGTAAACACCCTCACCCAGCATTTGATAGAACTGCTCAATGATCCGGAAAAAAGCCGGCAAATGGGCAAGGCAAGTAGAAAATTAGCAGAACAACACGACATTCAACAAACTATAGAGCGCTATGAAACGCTTTATCAGGAGATAGTACACAAATGA
- a CDS encoding DUF1868 domain-containing protein — translation MFRFTPKSKLTQHLLCFSILPNQITRKQLMLIHKKIDAQGNYLQFPGITVIADMSDKNEAFWLQVHEFLNKTKTLCSYYAPLPYSSYHMTTNHLYIQSDYPNNWPVLLSDERFQHLHARLQANHFTPTATVVGIKVSYALQLNLTLPQSQHDLINTIADEFDIQNKIPKTFHVTLAYAYKELSDSQIMAPEIEQLASLCLGKELSLQPPRLCFFHDMQQFFSWDGKNNPFK, via the coding sequence ATGTTCCGTTTCACTCCCAAAAGCAAATTGACTCAGCATCTGCTTTGTTTTAGCATCCTTCCCAATCAGATTACTAGAAAGCAACTCATGCTCATCCATAAAAAAATAGATGCTCAAGGCAATTACCTGCAGTTTCCAGGAATTACCGTCATTGCCGATATGAGTGATAAAAATGAAGCGTTCTGGTTACAAGTCCATGAGTTTCTTAATAAGACAAAAACGTTATGTAGCTATTATGCGCCCCTCCCTTATTCTAGTTATCATATGACCACTAATCACTTGTATATTCAAAGTGATTACCCCAATAACTGGCCAGTATTGCTCAGTGACGAACGATTCCAACACTTACACGCCAGATTACAAGCGAATCACTTTACTCCTACAGCAACAGTTGTCGGTATTAAGGTGTCTTACGCCTTGCAATTAAATTTAACACTCCCCCAATCCCAACATGATTTAATTAATACGATCGCAGATGAGTTCGACATACAAAATAAAATCCCCAAAACATTCCATGTTACGTTAGCTTATGCGTACAAGGAACTGAGTGATTCACAAATTATGGCCCCTGAAATAGAACAACTCGCGTCTTTGTGCCTTGGCAAAGAACTTAGTCTGCAGCCACCTAGACTATGTTTTTTCCATGACATGCAGCAATTCTTCTCTTGGGATGGGAAAAATAATCCGTTTAAATGA
- a CDS encoding efflux transporter outer membrane subunit codes for MRSLLLTGLCCAALSTGCKLHSVTSSHTPQISAHNLAVTHVYKIPKTNQSKSCLTRFNDPQLHQLITIALTDGPDMRSAWARIDRARQIAKGAFSTLWPSADIKGSIAQDHFSFHGVVPPPFTEIVANQARIANLALNFNYELDLWGKNRETFASSVNESFAAHMDMEETRLILSSTIASVYFDLQNNLLQQQLAKENVRILEELESIVTDRAKQGVESDIPVKTAISSTQAARLSVDDYHRAEMQARHQLAALMGKNPFNTEIEITKFIYDKQELALPKIIPANLLGRRPDIVATRARAQAAAHLIKVAKAAFFPNINLSGVLSLQSFYFSKLFHIALQTEGVKAALELPIFDAGARKANLGVKRAEYELAVNQYNQTILNALREVSDQMTALQTLNKQVHSQEKALHATETNYRLFRSRYDSGVIDYVQLLEIKQLVVQQKSLLISLQTRQKQAFVALLAALGGEVSL; via the coding sequence TTGCGCTCGCTCTTATTAACAGGTCTTTGTTGTGCCGCTTTATCGACAGGCTGTAAACTTCATAGCGTGACATCAAGTCATACGCCTCAAATTAGTGCACACAATTTAGCAGTAACTCATGTTTATAAGATCCCCAAAACCAATCAATCCAAGAGTTGCCTTACTCGATTTAATGATCCTCAACTACATCAGCTGATTACCATAGCGCTAACAGATGGGCCTGATATGCGTAGCGCCTGGGCTCGGATTGATCGCGCCCGACAAATTGCTAAAGGTGCTTTCTCAACACTTTGGCCTTCAGCAGATATCAAAGGCTCAATTGCCCAAGACCACTTTTCCTTTCACGGAGTAGTTCCCCCGCCATTCACTGAAATAGTAGCGAACCAAGCCCGCATCGCAAACCTGGCATTAAATTTTAACTATGAACTGGATTTATGGGGTAAAAATCGGGAAACCTTTGCCAGCAGCGTCAATGAAAGTTTTGCGGCACATATGGATATGGAGGAAACACGGTTAATTTTAAGCTCAACCATAGCCTCAGTTTATTTTGACCTACAAAATAATCTACTTCAGCAACAATTGGCCAAAGAAAACGTACGTATTTTAGAAGAACTAGAGTCGATTGTTACCGATCGCGCCAAACAAGGTGTGGAATCGGACATTCCGGTAAAAACAGCCATCTCAAGCACCCAAGCCGCACGCCTCTCGGTTGATGACTATCATCGCGCAGAAATGCAGGCACGTCACCAATTAGCAGCCTTAATGGGTAAAAATCCGTTTAACACAGAGATAGAAATCACCAAATTTATTTATGATAAACAAGAATTAGCATTACCCAAAATAATTCCTGCTAATTTACTCGGACGCCGACCCGATATTGTTGCCACGCGCGCTCGTGCTCAAGCTGCAGCACATCTAATTAAAGTAGCCAAGGCAGCCTTTTTTCCCAATATTAATTTAAGTGGCGTGCTTAGCTTGCAATCATTTTATTTTAGCAAACTGTTCCATATTGCCCTGCAAACTGAGGGAGTTAAAGCCGCGCTCGAATTGCCTATTTTTGATGCAGGAGCCCGTAAAGCTAATCTAGGCGTAAAGCGCGCGGAGTATGAACTTGCAGTGAATCAATACAACCAAACGATTTTAAATGCCTTACGTGAAGTCAGCGATCAAATGACGGCGCTACAAACATTGAATAAACAAGTTCATTCTCAAGAAAAAGCACTGCATGCTACCGAAACCAATTACCGCTTATTTCGTTCACGTTATGACAGTGGTGTCATTGACTACGTGCAGCTCCTTGAAATAAAACAATTAGTAGTACAACAAAAATCACTACTCATTAGTTTACAAACCCGTCAAAAACAAGCTTTTGTAGCCTTATTAGCAGCCCTTGGTGGCGAGGTATCGTTATGA
- a CDS encoding sphingomyelin synthase family protein produces the protein MKTVWSKYKELCKDSHFLWTALLGITLLIFSFIAANQAGLYASQVAGQQVDDLILQHLPMHNVTFIHVYAALFFWLGFTSYIILHPEKIPFVTKSAALFILVRSAFICLTHLGAPTNELAIPENLASFFLFDGDLFFSGHVGGPFLLMLLFWENKKIRYLCFIASVFFACIVLVGHIHYSIDVFAAPFITYGVYALSCTFFTKDHRLFTQKVPPTTTNFVRNETNA, from the coding sequence ATGAAAACCGTATGGTCTAAGTACAAGGAACTCTGTAAAGATTCCCATTTCCTCTGGACGGCCCTGCTAGGCATCACCCTACTGATTTTTAGTTTTATTGCCGCCAATCAAGCTGGGCTCTATGCCTCGCAAGTAGCAGGCCAACAAGTAGACGATTTGATACTGCAACATTTGCCCATGCATAATGTTACATTCATCCATGTCTATGCTGCCCTATTCTTCTGGCTTGGTTTTACAAGCTACATCATCCTCCACCCCGAAAAAATACCTTTTGTCACCAAATCGGCCGCTCTGTTCATTCTGGTGCGCAGCGCATTTATCTGTCTTACTCATTTAGGAGCACCGACAAATGAATTAGCGATTCCCGAAAATCTCGCTTCTTTTTTCCTCTTTGATGGTGATCTCTTTTTTTCAGGCCATGTTGGCGGTCCATTTTTACTGATGTTACTTTTTTGGGAAAACAAAAAGATTCGTTATTTGTGTTTTATTGCCAGTGTATTTTTTGCCTGCATTGTACTGGTTGGCCACATCCATTACAGCATCGATGTTTTTGCCGCACCGTTTATTACTTATGGTGTCTATGCACTGTCCTGTACCTTTTTTACCAAAGACCATCGTCTATTTACCCAAAAAGTGCCTCCAACCACGACTAATTTTGTAAGGAATGAAACCAATGCCTAA
- a CDS encoding MBL fold metallo-hydrolase → MIEYQLFEAGYCKHCERMTLKSGRMQQCDYPALCALIKHPKQGYILFDTGYSERFFQLTQKFPFSLYRRLTPVVLKKSLKQQLEEQHISASEIRTIVISHFHADHIGGLKDFPNAQFICHPEAISGIDKKKGIRALLKGFLPDLLPKNFYDRLVLLKHEIALPAELAPFTSGFDLFNDGQLTAIPLPGHAKGQIGLYFKTIEGNETFLIADSCWHQETFKKLIYPSNLTYLIHEDKQAYQNTILQLHQLHQQNQAMDIIPAHCQHIRDRIKKVSS, encoded by the coding sequence ATGATTGAATATCAACTATTTGAAGCCGGATATTGCAAACATTGCGAGCGGATGACTCTAAAATCTGGGCGGATGCAGCAATGCGACTACCCTGCACTTTGTGCCTTAATTAAGCATCCTAAACAAGGCTATATTTTATTTGATACCGGTTATAGCGAGCGCTTCTTCCAGCTGACACAAAAATTTCCTTTTTCACTGTACCGACGACTGACCCCAGTAGTATTAAAAAAATCCCTAAAACAACAATTAGAAGAACAGCATATTTCCGCAAGCGAGATTCGCACCATTGTTATTTCGCATTTTCATGCCGATCATATTGGTGGTTTAAAAGATTTTCCCAATGCTCAATTTATCTGTCATCCTGAAGCCATCAGCGGTATCGATAAGAAAAAGGGCATCCGAGCCTTACTGAAAGGTTTTTTACCTGACTTACTTCCCAAAAATTTCTATGACCGTTTAGTTCTTCTAAAGCACGAAATAGCTCTACCCGCAGAATTAGCCCCGTTTACGTCTGGTTTTGATTTATTTAATGATGGCCAATTAACAGCCATACCTTTGCCTGGCCATGCCAAAGGACAAATTGGTTTGTATTTTAAAACCATTGAGGGCAATGAAACTTTTTTAATTGCCGACAGTTGCTGGCATCAAGAAACCTTTAAAAAATTAATTTACCCCAGCAACCTGACTTATCTAATCCATGAGGATAAGCAAGCATACCAAAACACTATTTTGCAGTTACATCAATTGCATCAACAAAACCAAGCTATGGATATTATTCCTGCGCATTGCCAACACATTCGCGATCGCATTAAAAAGGTAAGCTCATGA
- a CDS encoding beta-ketoacyl-ACP synthase III, translating to MPNVKIMGMGRYLPRNKILSTELDAKLQLAEGSVQKKSGLISRHFASMDETTSYMGAQASRIAVEKAQINLTDLDAIISACGVGEQAIPCTAALIQQQLGLESSGIACFDVNSTCLSFITAFDIASHLLASGRFKRILIVSSEIASVGLNWQDMETCTIFGDGAAACVVEQSEGRERILSAHHETHSIGANICKIDAGGTRYPTPTVEQSLFHMEGKKVFKLASKLLDSLMENLLNKAQVSLSDIHWIIPHQASLLAMQHIQKRLNIPQEKYVSIYPHHGNQIAASIPTALCHLIDSQQLQRGQLVLLLGTGAGLAAGGLILEY from the coding sequence ATGCCTAATGTAAAAATTATGGGAATGGGTCGCTATTTGCCGAGAAATAAAATTTTATCAACTGAATTGGATGCCAAACTTCAGTTAGCCGAAGGAAGCGTACAAAAAAAATCTGGTCTTATTTCGCGACATTTTGCCTCGATGGATGAAACCACCTCTTATATGGGAGCACAGGCTTCTCGTATCGCGGTAGAAAAAGCGCAGATCAACTTGACGGATCTGGATGCAATTATCAGTGCCTGTGGGGTTGGGGAGCAAGCTATTCCCTGTACTGCCGCCTTAATTCAACAACAATTAGGCCTCGAATCATCAGGGATTGCCTGCTTTGATGTAAACAGTACCTGCCTAAGCTTTATTACTGCATTTGATATTGCCTCTCATTTGCTCGCCAGCGGACGTTTTAAACGAATCTTAATTGTTTCCAGCGAAATCGCATCTGTAGGACTTAATTGGCAAGATATGGAAACTTGCACCATTTTTGGTGACGGTGCCGCGGCCTGTGTAGTAGAACAAAGCGAAGGGAGAGAACGTATTCTTTCAGCGCATCATGAAACTCATAGTATTGGCGCGAATATATGCAAAATCGATGCCGGTGGTACGCGCTATCCAACCCCAACTGTGGAGCAATCCCTATTCCATATGGAAGGAAAAAAAGTCTTTAAGTTAGCCTCAAAACTATTAGATAGTTTGATGGAAAATCTATTAAACAAAGCTCAGGTATCCCTAAGCGATATTCATTGGATTATTCCTCATCAAGCCAGCTTATTGGCCATGCAGCACATCCAAAAAAGACTAAATATTCCCCAAGAAAAGTATGTCTCCATTTACCCTCATCATGGTAATCAAATTGCGGCATCAATTCCCACCGCGCTATGTCACCTAATTGACAGTCAGCAATTACAACGCGGACAATTAGTGCTGCTTTTAGGTACTGGTGCCGGACTTGCAGCGGGCGGACTTATTCTGGAGTACTAA